The Pseudomonas benzenivorans region CGCCGAGCGCCACTCGACAATAGAGACAACTTCATTCTCCCCCTCAATCTGGCGCAAGCCTGTGATCTCGAACCCCGGAGGAAGGATTTCCCCGAGACTATCCAGCGCAGAGCGGAACGCCTGCCACCCCTCCAGAACATCAGCCTGCCCTGGCATTATGAACTTCATATCCTCCGCATAGTCGGCCACCAAGGTATCGAAATCGCCAGCGCCGAGCGTCGTCCAAC contains the following coding sequences:
- a CDS encoding nuclear transport factor 2 family protein, producing the protein MSLADRVRQGWTTLGAGDFDTLVADYAEDMKFIMPGQADVLEGWQAFRSALDSLGEILPPGFEITGLRQIEGENEVVSIVEWRSASIAASQLSVLFKFHGGKIYEERWFIDTEQWKSAF